In Halogranum gelatinilyticum, the DNA window ATCGTGTAGACCGGCGGATAGAGCCGCATCGTCTCCTGGAGCACGCGGTCGGTGTATTCGAGTTTCCGAGCGTCGGCGGCCGTCGGAGACTTACCACCCAGGACCTCGTCGACCTCCTGTTGGATGCGCGCCTCGGCGTCGGGATGCTGTGAGAGGAGATACCAGAAGTACGTCAGTGTCAGCGCGGTCGTGTCGTGGCCCGCGAGCAGCATCGTCATCATCTCGTCGCGGAGCTGTTTGTCGGTCTGCTCGCCGCGGTCCTGTGCGCGGAGGAGAATCGAGAGCAGGTCCATCGGCTCACCGTCGTCCCGGTCAGTGTGGTCGTACTCCGTCCCGCGACGCTCTTCGACGATGTCGTCGATGATGCCCTCGATGGTCGCAATCGCGCCCTTGTAGTCGCGGTTCTCCCGCGTCGGTGCCCAGTCGGGGACGATGACGCGCATCGGGTTCGGCTCGAAGCGCGCGCCGAGGGGTTCGAGGTTCTCTTGGACCACTTTGATACGCTCTTCGTCGAGCGAGGAGCCGAGCATCGCGTCGACGATAATCTCGACGGTGAGCCGCGCCATCTCCAGCTGGATGTCGACGACGTCGCCCGCCTGCCAGTCGGCGAGCATCCCTTCGGTCTTTGCGGTCATCATCTCGCCGAGTGTCGAGATACGGGCGGGGTTGAACGCGGGTTGGGCGAGCTGTCGCTGCTTGCGCCACTCCGCGCCGTCGCTGAGGAGCAGCCCGTTGCCGAGCAGGTCGCCCATCGCCTCGTCCTGGAAGGAGGGCTTGCTGAACTTCGCGTCCTCGGTCACCAACACCTGCTCGATGTCGTCGGGGTTGGTGAGCATGTAGACGGGCATCGGCCCGAGGTCGAAGTGGACCACGTCGCCGTAGGCGTCCGCACAGGCCGTCATGAACGAGAAGGGGTCCTTGGAATACTGGTTGCTGTTCCCGAAGACGGGGACACCCTTCGGTCCAGGGGGCTGGATACTCATCGACTGTTTGTTGGGCCGCACGACAATGAATGGCTCGTCTGCAGACGTCGTTGCTGGATTCACGCTCACAACGGGTTCGCCCGGCTCACGCACCGCGTACCAAGACGACGTTGCCCGGGACGTCGTGTACGACCCGTTCGGTGACGGTCCCGAAGGGGATTCGAGCCCCCTCGGCTCGTCCCGAGACGCCGACACAGACGGTGTCGAACTGGCGACTTGCTTCGACGACTGCCCGCCCGACGTCGTCGGCAACGACGACCTGAACGTCGTACTCGCTGGGGTCGAGTCCCGCCGCCTCGGCGGCGTCGACGACGATAGACCGTCCTCGTTCTTCGGCGTCCGACTCGTCCGTCCCTCGGGACGGTTGGACGTTCAGTAGGGTCGGGACCGTCCCGTCGACGGCCGCGAACTCGACCGCTTGGTGTGCGACGACCGGCGCGTTGTGGCCCGGGGCGATGAGTGCCACCGGCGTCCCGACGGTCTCGCGTCTGAGGTCGACGAGCGAGACGTCACAGCGGGCGTTCCGGACGACCGAGTCGCCCGTCGCGCCGAAGACGTGGCCGTCGCGGTCGAGCGTTCCGTCCCAGCCGAGGACGACCTCGTCGGCTGCCTCCTCTTCGAGGACGTCGAGTATCGCCTCGCCGACGTCGGGAGCGACCACCGCCCTCGTTCGGAGGGTGACGTCCATCTGGGCAGCGATGTCGTGGGCGTTTTCGAGCAGGTCACGCTGGTGCTTGGCGCGGTCGGCCTCGACGTTCTGGTACGGTGAGGGGTTGGCTGGTGTGACGTTGACCGCGACGAGTTCGGGCGTCCCACGGTCCGCGTTGGCGTGCGCGCTGGCCGCCGCCAGACGGAGGAGTCCGTGCTGTGTCGCCGGATTCGAAACCGGGACGACCACGCGGAACGGCTCAGCCGGCGTCCCGCGAATCGCCTCGCCGAGGAGCCCTTCGCTCACGACCCGCCCCCGGGTGTAGGTCGCGTACCAGACGACGCCGAAGGCGACGATGCCCGACCCGATGACGATGACGACGGTCGCCATCTGTGAGACGACGACGAGCGACAGCACCACACCCAGTATCGGGACGGCCGGGTAGAGCGGCCGTGGAAGGGCGAACGAAGGGTCGTAGCCGTCCGGGTCTGCCCGCCGGAAGACGACGAGCGAGACGTGGACGAGCGAGTAGGCGACGAGGAAGCTGAAGCTCGCCGCCTCTGCGAGCAGTGCGATGATCGTCTCCACTTCGAGGCCGGCGAGGATCAGCAGTGTCGTCACGCCGCCGGTGGCGGCGATCGCTCGGTGGGGCGTGTAGAACCGGGGGTGGCTCACGTTGAACCAGTCGGTCACGACGCCGTCTCTCCCCATAGCGTAGATGACTCGCGAGGCTGCGAGTATCGAGGAGTTCGAGCTCGATATCGCCGCGATGATGGCGGCGAAGACGATGGCGACCACCCCCGCTGGACCCAGGTAGACGACGGCTACGTCCGAAACCGGGATGGGCGAGTCGCCGAGCGACTCGAAGGGAATCACCCCCGTACTGACGAGCATGACGAGGACGTAGAGTATCGTCACCAGCACCACCGAGAGGATCATCGACAGCGGGATGGTTCGACTGGGGTTCTTGATCTCGCCCGCGACGGTGGCGATGATCTCGAAGCCGAGAAAGGAGATGAAGACGATACCGGTCGTGGCGACGACACCGCCGGCTCCGAAGGGGGCGAACGGTTCGAGGTTTCCGGGGTCGATGAAGAACACGCCGACGGCGACGAAGACGAGGATGATGGCGGTCTCGACACCGATGGTGACGTTCTGGAAGGCACTCGACTCCTCGGTACCGTAGTAGTTGACCCCGAGGAGGAGGACCAACCCGACGAGCCCCAGACCGACGACGAAGAGTCGCCCGTCGAGGAACGGAATCGGTTCGACGAGATACTGCCCGAAGCCGATCATGTAGAACGCACTCGCGAACATGAGTCCCGTCCACATGCCCCAGCCGACGACCGACCCGAAGAGCCCGCCGAGGGCGCGGTTGACGTAGTGGTAGCTCCCACCGGCGATGGGCATTCCTGTCGCCAACTCGGAGAGCGACAGTGCCGCGAGCAGCGCGACAAAGCCGGCGATGGCGTAGGAGAGCGCGCTCGCGGGGCCGGCGGTTTCGGCGGCGATGCCCGGGAGGATGAATATCCCCGCACCGATCATCGTCCCGCCGCCGAGCGTCATCGCCTCGACGAAGCCCAGCGTCCGTTCGAGTTCACCGCCCTCGAGGCTCATCTGTCTCTGCTCCGTCTCGTGGCGTGTGGGTTCATTCGACGTCCCTCACGATGAGCGCCGGTGGTTCGAGCGCGTCGACGATCCCCGAGAGGACGTCTCCGATGATGCGCTCGCGGAGCGAAGGCTCGCTCTCGCCGAGGACGACGAGGTCGTACTGCACGCCAAGTTCGACGATGTCGGTCTGTGGGTCGCCGCCCTCTGCGAGCCGCCAGTCGACCCGGTCGCGGTCGACCCCGTACTCGACCAGCCGGTCGACAGCACCCATGAGGAGGAGTTCTCCCTGACTCGGGTCGGCGTCTTCCGCGACCGAGTGGAACAGGGTGGCAGTCTCGTCGCCCGCCAGCAGCAGGTCGGCGACGACGGCGAGGATTCGGTCGAGGTTCACGTCCCCGCGGAGCGGGACGAGGATGCGGTCGACGTCCGTCGAACGGCCGGCCGCCAGCACCGCGTCGCAGTCGTACTCCTCGGCGACGCGGTCGATGGTGGCCTCACGGTCGTGTGTAAAGACGAGTACCTCGGATAGACCGCCGTGGTCGTCGGCGATGGCGTCCAGGCGGTCTGCGGCCTCGGAGCCGTGCTGGTCTCTGACCAGTGCCGGTTCGGCCTGGTCCGGCACCGGAAAGTAGCCGAGGAGGACCACCTCGACGGCACCGAGGTGGTCGAGGACGTCGAGGGCGGGCGGTTCCGCCTCCGAGATATCGACCGGGACGAGGATTGTCAAATTTTCGATACTGACCGTCATGGCTCCACTATTCCCGCCCAAATCGCTTCAATCCTTCGCGGGGTTGCATCCCCGACGAGGCTCGCTCGTAGTCCAGAACGTGGCGGTTCGGCCGTCGCACGGGATTCGGCCATCAGCCTCGCCGAAGTGTCGCTGTGTCTCCCGGGAGTAACGAAGTCACACGCCGAATCGAACGACGCCGCTACGGCTTCGGCGGCGGCCCGTCGTAGGCAGCGTGGTCGGTGTAGAAGTTCATCATCGCGAACTTCAGCTTGTCCGGGCCGATGTCGATGAGTTCCTCGCGCTCCTCGGGCGGGAAACTTCCGCGAACGCTGTACTTGCCCATGTCGTTGTTCGTGTACCGTTTGTCCAGGAGGACGCGAACCCCGAAGTCGTCGGGCGAGCGAATCACGCGACCGAGTGCCTGTCGCGTCTTGCGAATCGTCGGAATCTCGACGGCGTACCGCCAGCCAGCTTCCTTCGAGCGGTCCGAGTAGGCGCGGTCGTAGGCGTCCTGCACCGCCTCCATGCGCTCGGAGAGATGCGGATAGGGGACGCCGACGACGGCGACCGTCCGGGCGTCGTCGCCGTCGAAACTGACCCCTTCCGCGAGCGTCCCCCACAGCGAGGTGAACAGCGCGCCGTTGTCGCTGGTGACGAAGCCCTGCCGCAGGTCTTCGGTGGGCGTCCCGGCCTCGTCGAGGAAGAACTCCGTTCGCCTGTCGCCGTCGACGAGGCCCTGCCCGCCGCCGAGCCGTTCGTAGTAGCGTTCGGCCTCCGCGTAGGAGGGGAAGAAGAGCAGCGCGTTGCCCGGCGTAAAGCGGATGACGTCGCGGAGCGTCGCCGTGACGGTCTCTTGGGTCTCCCGCTCGCCGCGGGCGCTGGCGAACAGTGCCGGGCCCTCGACGGCGTAGGTGCGGCGGTTCTCCTCCGGGTACTCCAGTCCGTAGGCGAGCGTCGCCACGTCGTCGAGACCGAGGACGTCCTCGGTCACGTCGAACGGGCGGATGGTCGCGCTCATCAGGACGCTGGCGTAGACCTCCTCGAACAGGCCCTTGGTCACTTCTCGGGGGATACAGGTGTAGAGTTCCGCGCGGCCGTAGATCTCCTCGGTGCCGCCGTCACGACGGACCGAACACATCGGATGCTGGCCGAGTTTGCCGCCGTCGTCCATCCACGCCGCGATGAACGCCGCGGCCTGCTGGGTCTGACACTCCTTGCGCGTCGTCGTCTCGCCGTCCTTGTACGCCTGCTCGTAGTCCTCGTCGAGCGACTTGCCGAGCTGGAGCGCGAGTTCGACCTCTTTGTCGATACCGCGGCCCTCGTAGTTCTGGAGGAAGCTCATCGTCAGGTCGTCGCGACGCTCGTCGCTGGCGATACTGACGTCGTGCCAGTTGTCGCCGACGTCGTCGCGCTCGTAGGACGGGAGGTTCTCCTCGTAGGTCGACTTCAGCGCGCGGCAGAACGCGCCGATGACGTTGCGAGCGAACTCGGCGCGGGAGTCGTCGACGTCGTCGAGTTCGTCGAGCGCGCTCTCCAGGGTGTTCTCGGTCAGCGTGCGGGTGGCGTGGTCCCGCGCCGCCGACTCGATGTTGTGCGCCTCGTCGAAGACGGTGATGACGTCCTCGGGGTCCCGGTCGAGCCACCGGAAGAACTGCTCGCGGATCATCGGGTCGAGTAGATGGTGGTAGTTACAGACCACGAGGTCGACGCCCTCCATCCCTTCCTTCAGCAACTCGTAGCCACAGAAGCCCTGCTCCTCGGCGTACTCGTAGATGTCGTCCGGGGTGCGGACGTCCTCGAACAGCCAGTCGAAGAAGTCGCCGGTGTCCTCGACGAGGTTGTTGTAGTAGTAGTCACAGACGTTGCTCGACTCCATGTCCTCCAGCTCCTGGTCGATGGTGTCGAGTTCGTCCACGACGGCACTGCGGGCCTCCGCAGCGTCCTCGTCGCCGCTGCGCATCCGGTCGAGGAGGGCCTGCTCGCGCTGTTTCAACTCCGCCTTGTCGGCGCGTTTCTCGACGACGCTGCGGGTCGTATCGCGCAGGGTCTGACACTCCTGGTAGCCCACGTCGATGTGACACATCGAGGCCTTGCCCTTGAAGACGACCGCGCGAATCGGCTTCTGCTTGGTGATGGCGCGGGCGTCGGCGACGAACTGTCGCATCTGCTGGTGGACGTTGGTCGTGATGATGACGGTCTTGTCCTCCTCGCGGGCGTGGTAGAGGGCGGGGACGAGCGCGGAGAGGGTCTTGCCAGTACCGGGCGCACCCTCCAGGAGGACGTCCTGCTGGCGCGCCAGCGAGTTGGCGATGCGGTCCATCGCCTCCTCCTGGTTCGGGTAGGGCGCGTCGTAGGGGAAATACTGCAGATGTCCGGTCGAGTCAGCCACTACGCGAGGTTGGTCGTCATCGGGGTAAAACCCTCGGGAAGCGGGGTGGAAGTGAACCGGCGTTGGAGCAGAGAAGTTCACGCGCTGCCGATATCAAACTATCTCCCCGGTGCGTCGCGCCTGCCGTGCCGACCTAGCGTTTTGCCGGTTCTCGGTGAATCGTGGTATACGATGTCAACCAAAACCATGACACCGACTGTCACACCGACCGAACAGCGTGCTTGGAAAGGCGGTCTCGCGGCCGGACTCGCCGGGGGAGCCGTGATGGGTGTCATGCTCACGACGATGATGACGCCGGTCATCGAGGTCGCGATTCCCGCGATGTACGGTCTCTCCGGCGGCGCGGCGGGCTGGGTCATCCACATGAGCCACTCGGCGATTCTCGGGGTCGCCTTCGTCGGACTCGCGAACGCGCTCGGCGTCGGCGAGGGGCTCCCGAAGAGTGTCGGGCTGGGTGTCGCCTACGGGGTCGTCCTCTGGATACTCCTCGCAGCCCTCGTCATGCCGGTCTGGCTCGGTGCGGTCGGCTTCGCGGGCGCGCCCCCGCTGCCGAACTTCAACCCGACGAGCCTCGTCGGCCATGTCGTCTACGGCGGCGTCTTGGGCGCCGTGTTCCCGTTCGTTCGGGAGCTGTGAAACAGCCGACTGTGTAACATCGCGGATTTTTCTCGCGTTCCATGCCGTG includes these proteins:
- a CDS encoding cytochrome P450; translated protein: MSIQPPGPKGVPVFGNSNQYSKDPFSFMTACADAYGDVVHFDLGPMPVYMLTNPDDIEQVLVTEDAKFSKPSFQDEAMGDLLGNGLLLSDGAEWRKQRQLAQPAFNPARISTLGEMMTAKTEGMLADWQAGDVVDIQLEMARLTVEIIVDAMLGSSLDEERIKVVQENLEPLGARFEPNPMRVIVPDWAPTRENRDYKGAIATIEGIIDDIVEERRGTEYDHTDRDDGEPMDLLSILLRAQDRGEQTDKQLRDEMMTMLLAGHDTTALTLTYFWYLLSQHPDAEARIQQEVDEVLGGKSPTAADARKLEYTDRVLQETMRLYPPVYTMFREPKVDVRLGGYRVPEGSGVMLPQWVVHRSERWYTEPEKFDPDRWLPERRKERPRFAYFPFGGGPRHCIGKQFSMLEAKLIVASVVQEFELDYLRDEPFSLRGSLTMHPREPMGMRLQSRQ
- a CDS encoding histidine kinase, translating into MSTKTMTPTVTPTEQRAWKGGLAAGLAGGAVMGVMLTTMMTPVIEVAIPAMYGLSGGAAGWVIHMSHSAILGVAFVGLANALGVGEGLPKSVGLGVAYGVVLWILLAALVMPVWLGAVGFAGAPPLPNFNPTSLVGHVVYGGVLGAVFPFVREL
- a CDS encoding amino acid permease — its product is MSLEGGELERTLGFVEAMTLGGGTMIGAGIFILPGIAAETAGPASALSYAIAGFVALLAALSLSELATGMPIAGGSYHYVNRALGGLFGSVVGWGMWTGLMFASAFYMIGFGQYLVEPIPFLDGRLFVVGLGLVGLVLLLGVNYYGTEESSAFQNVTIGVETAIILVFVAVGVFFIDPGNLEPFAPFGAGGVVATTGIVFISFLGFEIIATVAGEIKNPSRTIPLSMILSVVLVTILYVLVMLVSTGVIPFESLGDSPIPVSDVAVVYLGPAGVVAIVFAAIIAAISSSNSSILAASRVIYAMGRDGVVTDWFNVSHPRFYTPHRAIAATGGVTTLLILAGLEVETIIALLAEAASFSFLVAYSLVHVSLVVFRRADPDGYDPSFALPRPLYPAVPILGVVLSLVVVSQMATVVIVIGSGIVAFGVVWYATYTRGRVVSEGLLGEAIRGTPAEPFRVVVPVSNPATQHGLLRLAAASAHANADRGTPELVAVNVTPANPSPYQNVEADRAKHQRDLLENAHDIAAQMDVTLRTRAVVAPDVGEAILDVLEEEAADEVVLGWDGTLDRDGHVFGATGDSVVRNARCDVSLVDLRRETVGTPVALIAPGHNAPVVAHQAVEFAAVDGTVPTLLNVQPSRGTDESDAEERGRSIVVDAAEAAGLDPSEYDVQVVVADDVGRAVVEASRQFDTVCVGVSGRAEGARIPFGTVTERVVHDVPGNVVLVRGA
- a CDS encoding ATP-dependent DNA helicase produces the protein MADSTGHLQYFPYDAPYPNQEEAMDRIANSLARQQDVLLEGAPGTGKTLSALVPALYHAREEDKTVIITTNVHQQMRQFVADARAITKQKPIRAVVFKGKASMCHIDVGYQECQTLRDTTRSVVEKRADKAELKQREQALLDRMRSGDEDAAEARSAVVDELDTIDQELEDMESSNVCDYYYNNLVEDTGDFFDWLFEDVRTPDDIYEYAEEQGFCGYELLKEGMEGVDLVVCNYHHLLDPMIREQFFRWLDRDPEDVITVFDEAHNIESAARDHATRTLTENTLESALDELDDVDDSRAEFARNVIGAFCRALKSTYEENLPSYERDDVGDNWHDVSIASDERRDDLTMSFLQNYEGRGIDKEVELALQLGKSLDEDYEQAYKDGETTTRKECQTQQAAAFIAAWMDDGGKLGQHPMCSVRRDGGTEEIYGRAELYTCIPREVTKGLFEEVYASVLMSATIRPFDVTEDVLGLDDVATLAYGLEYPEENRRTYAVEGPALFASARGERETQETVTATLRDVIRFTPGNALLFFPSYAEAERYYERLGGGQGLVDGDRRTEFFLDEAGTPTEDLRQGFVTSDNGALFTSLWGTLAEGVSFDGDDARTVAVVGVPYPHLSERMEAVQDAYDRAYSDRSKEAGWRYAVEIPTIRKTRQALGRVIRSPDDFGVRVLLDKRYTNNDMGKYSVRGSFPPEEREELIDIGPDKLKFAMMNFYTDHAAYDGPPPKP